The Coccidioides posadasii str. Silveira chromosome 3, complete sequence genome contains a region encoding:
- a CDS encoding uncharacterized protein (EggNog:ENOG410PJF5~COG:E~TransMembrane:7 (i59-84o90-116i128-149o178-197i204-226o253-270i291-319o)): MTPRDGERISTAAVHETDVDAADQSEVGTDDALLESLGYKPVLHRTYTLLESFSTTFSALYFVGGVRVTFSTGIAAGGNLAYWINYLITAVFTFITAAVIAEICSALPSAGSIYLWAAEAGGPRYGRLLGFVVAWWSTTAWTTFCASNTQSAVNYMLSELTVFEVDFPKNVDSVKFRAVQWICTEVLLGLAAIVNFFPPKYFRWIFYLSSSFVLLDFVLNVVWLPIGAHNTWGFRTAQEAFLETYNGTGAPAGWNWCLSFLATAGILIGFDASGHVAEETKNASLTAARGIFWSTVVSGLGAGATIVLFLFCAVSIYPWRDKISPSHPD, translated from the exons ATGACACCCCGCGATGGAGAAAGGATCTCCACCGCAGCTGTCCATGAAACAGATGTTGATGCGGCAGATCAGAGCGAAGTTGGCACCGACGATGCTCTGTTG GAATCACTAGGTTATAAACCG GTCCTCCATCGAACATATACCTTACTAGAAAGCTTTTCGACGACTTTCT CTGCTCTCTACTTTGTCGGCGGTGTACGGGTAACCTTCAGCACTGGAATAGCTGCAGGTGGCAATCTAGCATACTG GATAAACTATCTAATCACAGCTGTATTCACATTCATTACAGCTGCAGTCATTGCGGAGATATGCTCTGCCCTTCCGTCGGCTGGATCCATTTATCTTTGGGCTGCTGAAGCTGGTGGGCCAAGATACGGTCGCCTGCTGGGTTTTGTCGTTGCATGGTGGAGCACGACGGCATGGACGACCTTCTGTGCGA GCAACACCCAATCGGCTGTCAATTATATGCTGTCC GAATTGACGGTCTTCGAAGTCGATTTCCCCAAGAATGTGGATAGTGTCAAGTTTCGGGCCGTGCAATGGATCTGTACGGAAGTTCTACTTGGGTTAGCCGCGATTGTCAATTTTTTTCCTC cgAAATATTTTAGATGGATATTCtatctctcttcatctttCGTCCTGCTCGACTTTGTTTTAAACGTTGTATGGTTGCCTATTGGAGCTCATAACACATGGGGTTTCCGCACCGCTCAGGAAGCGTTCTTAGAGACGTATAACGGCACTGGTGCCCCCGCTGGTTGGAATTGGTGTCTCTCATTTCTCGCTACTGCCGGTATTCTCATTGGTTTCGACGCTTCTGGTCACGTCGCCGAAGAGACGAAAAATGCCTCATTAACGGCTGCCAGGGGCATCTTCTGGAGCACCGTTGTAAGTGGCTTGGGCGCAGGAGCAACCATtgtactctttctcttttgtgCTGTAAGTATATACCCTTGGAGAGACAAAATCAGTCCTTCCCACCCGGACTAA
- a CDS encoding uncharacterized protein (EggNog:ENOG410Q5GK) — protein sequence MAAGTMTAFADGERMDGIMTSLKVHGIPKHEMPSRYESDEEDMSEADLPSTDDHVYSPIDSDIGAVDYDHDRRSPSNSPNSDFAFRLPSPTPGPETPKSPVRDGKRGSCLTLMAPKTPKHENSEKQVRRSYGPYRDSPPSHKTRFFSSMLLDAEARPLRQSICSEILSSDDELGHETHFLIATSVVYHVPDSKPNIISVGPASSPSTTPPVPEQQKKRPAPLNLAPARQASANSSRTPGKVKNRLARLMSSSKQEKRRGSYFMQLPNTSNSSILETPSFVMPNWDAAEGNWRQSGPEFEQSPETRFPERDSWFSHRMSNTSSRYSSQSQKSHASFSQAKEEKPTPALTRSGGFRKRMASHGDILSTESPSPQPPFSSFPSSSVMAEQKKRFVYSLTPPSDRSLTPHSNSGARTSSSNQMYPTSGQTPPPSSTSREKAYSIKSVASNSSKLSLSPFDTTSFKSLAQRYVPTPTREYSSAQRRPSGSLLSPGPRSDSRFRESRHNSEISPGVSRTHTLALGEERSFGTWKEEVHEKPKRSSPSKHKHSSSKSVKWFQDKGGNMSQAGTKALNGLGSMIKRK from the coding sequence ATGGCTGCTGGCACAATGACTGCGTTTGCGGACGGCGAAAGGATGGACGGTATCATGACTTCTCTGAAGGTGCATGGCATCCCCAAACATGAGATGCCAAGCAGATACGAATCGGACGAGGAAGACATGTCGGAAGCGGATCTCCCGAGTACTGACGATCATGTTTACTCTCCTATCGATAGTGATATCGGCGCCGTCGACTATGATCATGATCGCAGGTCACCCTCAAATTCTCCAAACAGTGACTTCGCCTTCCGATTGCCGAGTCCTACCCCAGGACCCGAGACGCCCAAGTCTCCGGTCCGCGATGGAAAACGAGGCAGCTGCTTGACGCTTATGGCGCCGAAAACCCCCAAGCATGAAAACAGCGAAAAGCAGGTTAGAAGGTCTTATGGTCCGTATCGCGACTCTCCCCCTTCTCACAAAACGCGGTTCTTTTCATCCATGCTTCTCGATGCGGAAGCACGTCCTCTCCGACAATCAATATGTTCCGAGATCCTCTCATCCGATGATGAGTTGGGCCACGAAACTCACTTCCTTATTGCAACGTCCGTTGTATACCATGTCCCAGATTCCAAGCCCAACATCATCTCTGTCGGCCCTGCTTCTTCACCATCTACCACTCCTCCCGTTCCTGAGCAACAGAAGAAACGACCTGCCCCTCTCAATCTTGCTCCAGCAAGACAAGCATCTGCGAATTCTTCCCGAACACCCGGGAAAGTAAAAAACCGACTGGCTCGACTCATGAGCAGCAGCAAACAAGAGAAGCGGAGGGGCTCTTACTTCATGCAGTTACCCAATACTTCGAATTCATCCATCCTTGAAACACCTTCTTTTGTTATGCCGAACTGGGATGCCGCCGAAGGAAACTGGAGGCAGTCGGGCCCTGAGTTTGAGCAATCACCCGAAACCCGTTTCCCAGAGAGAGATTCCTGGTTTTCCCACAGAATGAGCAATACATCTTCCCGCTACTCCAGCCAAAGCCAGAAGAGCCACGCTTCGTTTAGTCAGGCGAAAGAGGAGAAGCCCACTCCAGCTCTTACACGATCAGGTGGATTTAGAAAACGAATGGCATCCCATGGAGATATTCTCAGTACCGAGTCGCCATCTCCCCAGCCACCATTTTCGAGCTTTCCTTCTAGCTCCGTCATGGCAGAGCAAAAGAAACGATTCGTATACAGCTTAACCCCACCTTCTGATCGTTCCTTAACACCACACAGCAACAGTGGCGCCCGCACAAGTTCTTCTAATCAGATGTACCCCACCAGTGGCCAGACACCTCCTCCAAGCTCAACTTCCCGTGAAAAGGCATATTCGATAAAGAGCGTGGCAAGCAATTCAAGCAAACTCAGCCTGTCGCCCTTTGATACCACTTCTTTCAAGAGTTTAGCACAGCGATACGTCCCAACGCCCACTCGCGAATATTCCTCTGCCCAACGCCGGCCCTCAGGCAGTCTTTTATCGCCGGGACCAAGGTCCGACAGCAGATTCCGCGAAAGTCGACATAATTCCGAAATTAGCCCTGGCGTATCGCGGACTCACACGTTGGCCCtcggagaagagagaagctTTGGCACCTGGAAGGAAGAAGTCCATGAAAAGCCCAAGAGATCCTCTCCCAGCAAGCACAAACACTCATCGTCAAAAAGCGTAAAATGGTTCCAAGACAAAGGTGGAAACATGAGCCAGGCGGGAACCAAGGCACTTAACGGCCTTGGGTCGATGATTAAACGAAAATGA
- a CDS encoding uncharacterized protein (EggNog:ENOG410PJKE~COG:O~MEROPS:MER0016991), producing MPVICIIGNELDPETQQPILRAFSLEPDEQEDQLETLGAVVHEYVSHNTYLCGYKGSDLAQIRALEFVVWADVYLNTFHSRQYGNKVHKVDVIFHHDVDTHAENLRIALATAAHVDADDLDIGPHKVRLAVQEQYLEGLAAIDDIVNGEVELGGTAYEGSTQDVHEAFTGRVKKLYPLGKSTSGTTGHPDGHGTQVCSSVLGDGNPKSMGGRIRGVAAKSTLVVQSLLDGRGNLGGIPDDLTQLFIQPYNEDNARIHTNYWGSTSGRQLPYDASSSEIDRFVWEHPDIVVLFAAGNDDGVAAFSSRGLTKEGRIKLYAVAPGTGILSTRSHDLLNPGERFGHSDDPNYWFLAGTSMATPLVAGAVAVLRECLTLCAGLEHQQTSSTG from the exons ATGCCTGTCATTTGCATTATCGGGAATGAACTTGATCCCGAAACTCAACAGCCTATTTTGAGGGCTTTCAGTCTAGA ACCTGATGAGCAAGAGGACCAACTCGAAACGCTGGGTGCTGTGGTTCACGAATATGTGTCACACAACACGTACTTGTGTGGCTACAAGGGCAGCGATCTGGCCCAAATCCGAGCACTAGAATTCGTCGTCTGGGCAGATGTCTATTTGAACACCTTC CATTCCCGGCAGTACGGCAATAAGGTCCATAAGGTGGATGTTATATTCCACCATGACGTCGACACCCACGCCGAGAATCTTAGGATCGCCCTTGCGACTGCCGCCCATGTCGATGCTGACGATCTGGATATAGGCCCTCATAAGGTTCGACTTGCAGTCCAAGAACAGTACCTTGAAGGGCTAGCTGCAATAGATGAT ATCGTGAATGGCGAGGTTGAACTCGGTGGAACGGCGTACGAAG GAAGCACCCAAGATGTACATGAAGCATTTACTGGACGCGTGAAGAAACTATACCCGTTAGGAAAGTCAACCTCAGGTACAACTGGTCACCCAGACGGGCATGGCACACAAGTCTGTAGCTCGGTTCTCGGGGACGGGAATCCTAAATCGATGGGCGGCAGAATCCGTGGGGTCGCAGCGAAATCCACACTCGTCGTTCAGTCACTGCTTGACGGTCGCGGAAACCTGGGAGGTATTCCTGATGATCTAACCCAGCTCTTCATTCAGCCGTACAATGAGGACAATGCAAGGATTCATACCAACTATTGGGGGTCGACTTCAGGACGCCAGCTGCCCTATGATGCAAGTAGTTCTGAGATCGATAGATTCGTTTGGGAACATCCTGATATTGTGGTTTTATTTGCTGCTGGCAATGACG ATGGAGTGGCCGCATTCAGCAGTCGAGGGCTTACAAAGGAGGGGCGCATCAAACTCTATGCCGTTGCCCCCGGAACTGGTATCCTTTCCACTCGTTCACACGATCTTTTGAACCCGGGCGAACGATTTGGGCACAGCGATGATCCGAATTACTGGTTCCTAGCAGGAACCAGCATGGCCACACCGCTCGTAGCTGGGGCCGTCGCAGTGCTGCGCGAATGTCTTACCCTATGCGCTGGCTTGGAGCATCAACAGACCTCTTCAACCGGGTAA
- a CDS encoding uncharacterized protein (SECRETED:SignalP(1-24)~EggNog:ENOG410PKQH~COG:S): MQLNALNLAAAAAALSSLAVPATAFWRLPCRGVSGVGRIDPIVDPGIPSPHVHSVHGGKNFAMTVTSEELLASECTSCAVVQDKSAYWTPSLYFIHANGEAELVKQVGGMLVYYLPRGENVEAFPRGFRMVAGDTYQRNFTLPVPDPPKSTWSKDDKTQFALSQKALGFNCLNYNADAEPALMRHSFPERTLLDSQCTHGVRMELVFPSCWNGKDLDSPDHRSHVAYPDLVDGGSCPEGHERRLVTLFYETIWDTYAFKGKEGEFVVSNGDPTGYGYHGDFIEAWEGDVLERAIKQCTNPSGKVEDCPVFKLQEEHEQKKCKFSQPAALVDELVELNPEGLPGKVPVMRGPEYAKHLMPHPPASKPSPPKIKLPVPETPVMPTSKATMAPQPSETEPPAPPVDKPAPEIPYTTSYSTQGTTVYEIVVIRKTVTKTVELTAPTPHAKRHESSNVKGRLRRHRYARRH, translated from the exons ATGCAGCTTAACGCCCTGAATTTGGCTGCTGCGGCGGCTGCGCTGAGCTCTCTCGCGGTCCCTGCCACTGCATTCTGGCGTCTCCCTTGCCGTGGAGTTTCAGGTGTGGGAAGAATTGACCCTATTGTTGACCCAGGCATCCCTTCTCCTCATGTGCACTCTGTTCATGGTGGTAAAA ACTTTGCCATGACTGTTACTAGTGAAGAGTTGTTAGCTTCCGAGTGTACTTCGTGCGCCGTTGTTCAGGATAAATCGGCGTATTGGACTCCCAGCCTCTACTTCATCCACGCCAATGGAGAAGCTGAGCTGGTTAAGCAAGTGGGAGGCATGCTAGT CTATTACCTACCCCGCGGTGAAAACGTGGAAGCATTCCCTCGAGGGTTTCGTATGGTAGCTGGCGATACGTACCAGCGCAATTTTACTCTCCCCGTTCCGGATCCTCCAAAGTCTACCTGGTCCAAGGATGATAAGACACAGTTTGCTCTCTCCCAAAAAGCACTCGGATTCAACTGCCTGAACTACAACGCGGACGCTGAGCCAGCTTTGATGCGGCATTCATTCCCAGAGAGAACTCTGCTCGATTCGCAATGTACCCACGGTGTTCGTATGGAACTTGTCTTCCCTTCCTGCTGGAACGGAAAAGACCTCGACTCTCCTGACCACAGGTCCCACGTCGCTTACCCCGATTTGGTTGACGGTGGTTCTTGTCCTGAGGGTCATGAACGTCGCCTCGTGACTCTTTTCTATGAGACTATCTGGGATACCTATGCATTCAAAGGCAAAGAAGGTGAATTTGTGGTTTCAAATGGTGATCCAACAGGGTATGGATATCATGGTGATTTCATTGAAGCATGGGAAGGGGACGTGCTTGAACGTGCCATTAAGCAGTGCACAAATCCTTCTGGAAAAGTCGAAGACTGTCCTGTGTTCAAACTTCAGGAAGAACACGAACAAAAGAAATGCAAGTTTTCTCAGCCCGCAGCATTGGTCGATGAACTTGTTGAATTGAACCCAGAAGGACTGCCTGGTAAAGTCCCTGTCATGAGAGGACCAGAGTATGCTAAGCACCTAATGCCTCACCCTCCTGCATCCAAACCAAGTCCCCCCAAGATTAAACTCCCTGTGCCTGAGACACCAGTCATGCCAACATCGAAGGCAACAATGGCTCCTCAGCCCTCCGAGACAGAACCTCCAGCTCCCCCCGTCGACAAACCAGCCCCTGAGATTCCATACACAACATCTTACTCAACACAAGGCACAACGGTCTATGAGATCGTCGTCATCAGAAAGACAGTCACAAAAACAGTTGAGCTTACTGCGCCAACACCACATGCAAAGCGACATGAGAGCAGCAATGTTAAGGGAAGACTTCGTCGTCATCGCTATGCCCGGCGTCACTAG
- a CDS encoding uncharacterized protein (EggNog:ENOG410PJF5~COG:E~TransMembrane:5 (o6-28i49-70o76-98i119-138o144-166i)), with product MNVICVIAYWFNTTIAIVAASRLVFAVARDGVLPFSGWVSRVSANGQPHNAILVVWGVAAGITCTILPSTVAFTSLVSAAGVPSAAAYGLICLGRVFLTPNKFPKPRWSLGRLSRPFQIIGIFWNAWVVAVLFSPYQFPVTGENLNYAPIILSGVTIFALVSYWIIPEEKWFPNARITKFVDQGEPVQPIHETRSLPNKSSGGK from the exons ATGAATGTAATATGCGTTATAGCTTATTGGTTT AACACAACCATTGCCATCGTCGCGGCATCCCGGCTCGTCTTTGCGGTTGCACGGGACGGGGTGCTGCCGTTCTCAGGCTGGGTGTCTCGAGTTTCTGCAAATGGGCAACCGCATAATGCCATTCTTGTCGTCTGGGGAGTCGCTGCAGGGATAACTTGCACCATCCTCCCGTCCACCGTGGCATTTACCTCTCTTGTCTCGGCTGCCGGTGTCCCATCAGCAGCCGCATACGGCCTGATCTGCCTGGGACGAGTTTTTCTCACGCCGAATAAATTCCCAAAGCCACGCTGGAGCCTGGGACGACTGAGCAGGCCGTTCCAGATTATCGGTATTTTCTGGAACGCGTGGGTGGTCGCTGTTTTGTTTTCGCCGTACCAGTTCCCTGTTACGGGCGAGAATCTGAACT ATGCGCCTATAATATTGTCCGGTGTAACCATTTTCGCGCTCGTATCATATTGGATTATTCCGGAGGAGAAATGGTTTCCCAATGCGAGGATCACGAAATTTGTTGATCAGGGGGAGCCCGTGCAACCGATACATGAAACGCGATCGCTGCCAAATAAATCGAGCGGTGGTAAATAA
- a CDS encoding uncharacterized protein (EggNog:ENOG410PM5R~COG:Q~BUSCO:11957at33183), translating into MSTTGSRLAGKVAIVTGGGSGFGAAIAIRYAQEGAKVVIGDINIQGAESVSSHYPSSITFQKMDVTSLADWQSVISQTVQAHGHVDILVNNAGTTYRNKPSAEVTIEEFQRVFDVNVKSIFLASQTFIPKLIDQGKGGSIINISSTGAQRPRPGLVWYNSSKGAVSNATKGLAAEYGSHQIRVNNVCPLLSGTGLFEMFVGVPDTPENRQQFISNVPLGRLTDPNDVANMCLYLASDEAAFINGTDLVVDGGKCI; encoded by the exons ATGTCTACCACAGGATCTCGCCTCGCAGGCAAAGTAGCCATCGTCACCG GCGGCGGCTCTGGCTTCGGTGCCGCCATTGCAATCCGCTACGCCCAGGAAGGCGCCAAAGTTGTAATCGGCGACATCAACATCCAAGGCGCCGAATCCGTCTCCTCCCACTACCCGTCCTCCATCACCTTCCAAAAAATGGACGTAACGTCCCTCGCCGACTGGCAATCCGTCATCTCCCAGACCGTCCAGGCCCACGGCCATGTTGACATACTCGTCAACAACGCCGGCACGACGTACCGCAACAAACCCTCCGCAGAAGTCACCATCGAAGAATTCCAACGCGTCTTCGACGTCAATGTGAAGAGCATCTTCCTCGCGTCCCAGACTTTCATCCCAAAGTTGATCGACCAGGGTAAAGGTGGATCGATCATCAATATCTCTTCCACCGGTGCACAGAGACCAAGACCTGGACTCGTATGGTATAACTCCTCAAAGGGAGCAGTGTCCAAC GCTACCAAAGGCCTCGCTGCCGAGTATGGTTCACATCAGATTCGTGTCAACAACGTTTGCCCTCTCCTTTCTGGTACAGGTCTCTTTGAGATGTTTGTCGGTGTCCCGGATACCCCTGAGAACAGGCAACAGTTTATCTCCAATGTACCCTTGGGCCGACTTACCGATCCCAACGATGTGGCCAATATGTGTCTATATCTTGCCTCTGATGAGGCAGCCTTCATCAATGGCACCGATTTGGTTGTCGATGGTGGAAAGTGTATATGA
- a CDS encoding uncharacterized protein (EggNog:ENOG410PGGA~COG:I~TransMembrane:5 (o52-70i82-105o184-204i224-242o262-283i)~BUSCO:10538at33183) has product MSLELLQQFPRPTLDRPFGVELWPIFDKAFSAVAGYSATDFKFVQGETPMSTLKMTATALISYYVIIFGGRELMRNRPAMKLNGLFMIHNLYLTLASGILLALFIEQLLPTLWRHGVFYAICDHRGGWTKQLVILYFLNYITKYIELVDTVFLVLKKKPLTFLHTYHHGATALLCYTQLIGLTAVSWVPITLNLMVHVVMYWYYFQSARGVRVWWKQWITRLQIAQFVIDLGFVYFASYTYFASTYFPHFPNAGKCAGEEFAAFSGLIILSSYLVLFISFYFATYKKTGKGGRPRRNTGKQAAIAMKNLEVPPVGLQPKTNGVSNGNANGSIATNGTAVSSARANGPVTRSRKA; this is encoded by the exons ATGTCTCTCGAGCTCCTCCAGCAATTCCCTCGACCTACCCTCGACCGTCCGTTCGGCGTCGAGTTATGGCCCATTTTCGACAAGGCCTTCTCGGCCGTGGCTGGGTACTCTGCCACCGACTTCAAGTTCGTTCAAGGCGAGACGCCCATGTCGACTCTCAAAATGACAGCAACCGCCCTGATATCATACTATGTCATCATCTTCGGGGGCCGCGAGTTGATGCGCAATCGTCCAGCGATGAAGTTGAACGGGCTGTTTATGATCCACAATCTATATTTGACACTTGCTAGTGGGATATTGTTGGCGCTGTTTATCGAACAGCTTCTGCCCACGCTCTGGAGACATGGTGTCTTTTATGCGATTTGCGATCACCGTGGAGGATGGACAAAGCAGCTGGTGATTCTTTACTTC TTGAATTATATCACCAAATATATTGAGCTCGTGGACACAGTATTCCTtgtcctgaagaagaagccacTCACATTTCTCCACACCTATCACCATGGTGCCACTGCTCTCCTTTGCTATACTCAGCTAATTGGTTTGACCGCTGTTTCATGGGTCCCAATCACACTCAACCTGATGGTTCATGTTGTCATGTACTGGTACTATTTCCAGAGTGCTCGTGGTGTGCGTGTCTGGTGGAAACAATGGATTACTCGCCTCCAGATTGCTCAGTTTGTTATTGATCTTG GGTTTGTCTACTTTGCGTCCTACACGTACTTTGCTTCGACCTACTTCCCCCATTTCCCCAATGCGGGCAAATGTGCGGGTGAAGAGTTTGCCGCCTTCTCTGGCTTGATAATCCTGAGCTCTTACCTCGTTCTCTTTATCTCGTTCTACTTCGctacatacaagaaaacTGGAAAAGGCGGGCGCCCACGACGAAACACCGGCAAGCAAGCAGCAATTGCGATGAAGAACCTGGAGGTCCCCCCGGTTGGGCTGCAACCGAAGACCAATGGTGTTAGCAACGGCAATGCCAATGGCAGCATCGCAACAAATGGGACAGCTGTCTCCTCTGCTAGAGCCAATGGCCCAGTCACACGCTCACGAAAAGCTtaa